From the genome of Segatella hominis, one region includes:
- the asnB gene encoding asparagine synthase B: protein MCGFVSIFNIQEQTPELRQQALRMSQKIRHRGPDWSGIYCGGSAILAHERLSIVDPESGRQPLFSPDKKQVLAVNGEIYNHQNIRARFAGKYQYQTGSDCEVVLSLYREMRQDSDFANLIYTDEDAIHARICKMIEQLNGIFAFALYDAERDEFLIARDPIGVIPLYIGFDTDGKVLVASELKALEGQCDHYEPFLPGHYYYSKTPGMKRYYTRDWFEYSTMLKEYHIDESKSAEEQMAEAEMEDRKQAEATGGKTAVQEIHDALEASVKRQLMSDVPYGVLLSGGLDSSVISAIAQKYSTYRIENGEQTKAYWPRLHSFAVGLKGAPDLAKARLVAEHIGTVHHEINYTIQEGLDAIRDVIYFIETYDVTTVRASTPMYLLARVIRSMGIKMVLSGEGADEVFGGYLYFHKAPNAKAFHEETVRKLGKLYLYDCLRANKSLAAWGIEGRVPFLDKEFLDVAMGMDPALKMCPGKTIEKKVVREAFADLLPEEVAWRQKEQFSDGVGYSWIDTLKQITASAVSDEQMAHAAERFPINPPQNKEEYYYRSIFAEHFPSDSAAKSVPSVPSVACSTAEALAWDASFKNQNDPSGRAVAGVHEKAYK, encoded by the coding sequence ATGTGTGGATTCGTATCTATCTTCAATATTCAGGAACAAACTCCTGAATTGAGACAGCAGGCACTCCGTATGAGTCAGAAGATTCGTCATCGTGGACCAGACTGGAGCGGCATTTACTGTGGTGGCTCAGCCATCTTGGCACATGAACGACTCAGCATCGTAGATCCAGAGTCTGGTCGCCAACCTTTGTTCTCACCTGACAAGAAACAGGTGCTTGCAGTGAACGGCGAAATCTACAATCATCAGAATATCCGTGCTCGATTTGCTGGCAAATACCAGTATCAGACTGGTTCCGACTGTGAGGTGGTGCTTTCACTCTATCGTGAAATGAGACAGGATAGCGACTTCGCTAACTTGATTTACACCGATGAGGATGCCATCCATGCTCGCATCTGCAAGATGATAGAACAACTCAATGGTATCTTTGCTTTCGCACTCTACGATGCAGAAAGAGATGAATTCCTCATCGCCCGCGACCCTATCGGTGTGATTCCACTCTACATCGGATTTGATACAGACGGTAAGGTGCTTGTTGCCTCTGAACTCAAGGCTCTCGAAGGACAGTGTGATCACTACGAGCCATTCCTCCCTGGACATTATTATTATAGTAAGACTCCGGGCATGAAGCGTTATTATACACGCGACTGGTTTGAATACAGTACCATGCTCAAGGAATATCATATAGATGAAAGCAAGTCTGCCGAAGAACAGATGGCTGAGGCTGAGATGGAGGATAGAAAACAGGCTGAGGCTACAGGCGGAAAAACTGCGGTGCAGGAAATTCATGATGCACTCGAAGCTTCTGTCAAGCGCCAGTTGATGAGCGATGTTCCTTACGGTGTACTCCTCAGTGGTGGTCTCGATTCATCTGTCATCTCTGCCATCGCACAGAAATACAGTACTTATCGTATTGAGAATGGTGAACAGACCAAGGCTTACTGGCCACGCCTGCACTCCTTTGCTGTAGGACTGAAAGGTGCACCAGACCTTGCTAAGGCTCGCCTCGTAGCAGAGCACATCGGTACCGTGCATCATGAAATCAACTATACCATACAGGAAGGTCTGGATGCCATCCGTGATGTCATCTATTTCATCGAGACCTACGATGTGACAACCGTTCGTGCATCTACCCCGATGTATCTGTTGGCAAGAGTCATCCGCAGTATGGGTATCAAGATGGTACTCTCCGGTGAGGGAGCAGATGAGGTATTCGGAGGATATCTCTATTTCCACAAAGCACCGAATGCCAAGGCTTTCCATGAGGAAACGGTCAGAAAACTTGGCAAACTCTATCTCTACGACTGTCTGAGAGCCAACAAGAGTCTGGCTGCCTGGGGTATCGAGGGTCGTGTACCTTTCCTCGACAAGGAATTCCTGGATGTGGCTATGGGCATGGACCCAGCCTTGAAGATGTGTCCGGGCAAGACCATAGAGAAGAAAGTAGTTCGTGAAGCCTTTGCTGATTTGCTGCCAGAGGAAGTAGCATGGCGACAGAAAGAGCAGTTCTCTGATGGAGTAGGTTACTCCTGGATAGATACGCTGAAGCAGATTACCGCTTCTGCCGTGAGTGATGAGCAGATGGCACATGCCGCCGAGCGATTCCCTATCAATCCTCCACAGAACAAGGAGGAGTACTATTACCGTTCTATCTTC
- a CDS encoding transposase, whose amino-acid sequence MSKYTKIISDLRSFFAKNDDNRAIKCIMGVMEHINIRSSQIGVEKKENCKFTTLQVLNLLMLFPFFVVKNASRYSNSSLSKLFNCDKDMFYRFMNDGNVKWRKLLYAMNLQLIKKISSSTTVHHDKPVCLIIDDTDAPKTGMTTELIGRIWSHVHQKSILGYKCLTMMLSDGVSQLFLDFSLHGEEGKDKQKVQGLTAKQRKARYTEDHEGQAVKDRVDEYLMKKTDKAIDMVKYAIKRGVRFDYLLVDSWFTNTKLVRFISSRHIKCHLLGMIKLGKTNYATKHGKMNAKQIIKHLQKEKACKHNKILRCTYCTMDVKLDGVPVRLFFCKRGRKGNWNGLLTTDLSLSFLEAYRIYARRWATEVAYKDCKTLLNFGKCQSVHFAAQIASFTLTMMQYNILCTVKRFEAYETIGGLFTEVTNDTLELSVTDKIWAIILDFVLEAAERYSIDATELLADFIESNPVAHTLRNMYIYKQAS is encoded by the coding sequence GTGAGCAAATATACAAAAATTATTTCAGATCTGCGAAGCTTTTTCGCAAAAAATGACGATAATCGTGCAATTAAGTGCATTATGGGTGTGATGGAACATATAAATATACGCTCCAGCCAGATTGGAGTAGAGAAGAAAGAGAACTGCAAGTTCACCACTTTGCAGGTACTCAACCTCCTCATGCTCTTCCCGTTCTTCGTAGTCAAGAATGCGAGTCGATACTCCAACTCGTCCTTGAGTAAATTGTTCAATTGTGATAAAGACATGTTCTATCGTTTTATGAATGATGGCAACGTCAAGTGGCGCAAGTTACTATATGCAATGAATCTTCAGCTGATAAAGAAGATATCAAGCAGCACAACTGTTCATCATGACAAGCCGGTTTGTTTGATTATTGATGATACTGATGCACCTAAGACTGGTATGACGACCGAACTCATAGGAAGAATCTGGTCTCATGTTCATCAAAAGAGCATCCTTGGTTATAAGTGTCTGACCATGATGTTGTCCGATGGCGTTAGCCAGCTCTTTCTCGATTTTTCTCTTCATGGTGAGGAGGGAAAGGACAAGCAAAAGGTTCAGGGACTTACTGCTAAGCAACGCAAAGCTCGCTATACCGAGGACCACGAAGGGCAAGCGGTAAAAGATCGTGTGGATGAATATCTGATGAAGAAGACAGACAAGGCCATAGATATGGTCAAGTATGCCATCAAGCGAGGTGTTCGCTTTGATTACTTGCTCGTAGATAGCTGGTTTACAAACACTAAGCTTGTGCGTTTCATTTCCAGCAGACATATCAAGTGTCACCTGTTGGGCATGATTAAACTGGGCAAAACCAACTATGCAACGAAGCATGGCAAGATGAATGCCAAGCAAATCATCAAGCACCTGCAAAAGGAGAAGGCATGCAAACACAACAAAATACTTCGCTGTACCTATTGTACAATGGACGTTAAGTTGGATGGTGTGCCAGTCCGTTTGTTCTTTTGCAAACGAGGACGCAAGGGAAACTGGAATGGGTTGTTGACCACAGACCTTTCTCTTAGCTTCCTTGAAGCGTATCGTATTTATGCCAGACGATGGGCTACCGAAGTTGCATACAAGGATTGCAAGACCTTGCTGAACTTTGGTAAATGCCAGTCTGTACATTTTGCCGCTCAAATTGCTAGCTTCACTTTGACAATGATGCAGTATAACATCTTGTGTACAGTGAAGAGATTTGAAGCGTATGAAACCATCGGTGGTCTCTTTACAGAGGTTACCAATGACACTCTCGAGTTGTCCGTAACGGACAAGATATGGGCTATCATTTTGGACTTCGTTCTGGAAGCAGCAGAGCGTTACTCTATAGATGCTACAGAGTTGCTGGCAGATTTCATCGAAAGTAATCCTGTTGCCCATACGCTACGTAATATGTATATTTATAAACAAGCAAGTTGA